A part of Rhodamnia argentea isolate NSW1041297 chromosome 8, ASM2092103v1, whole genome shotgun sequence genomic DNA contains:
- the LOC115741238 gene encoding uncharacterized protein LOC115741238, whose protein sequence is METSLRFHHEHRLPTPTVHAPPRSINRRPLPQGHVDRAMVRADLNMRRACAHLRFAICNRRSRDGRSIFACHTPTSSDRSLRSTTEASANKAVKREEVEDEKRSAPPPPPEMPSPGDCCGSGCVRCVWDVYYEELEAYNHSLRKDEGSGSNSNPS, encoded by the coding sequence ATGGAAACATCTCTTCGGTTCCACCACGAACACCGCCTTCCGACCCCAACAGTCCACGCGCCGCCGCGATCAATCAACCGCCGACCGCTACCCCAAGGACATGTTGATCGCGCCATGGTGAGAGCCGATCTGAACATGAGACGAGCATGCGCTCATCTGCGCTTCGCCATCTGCAACCGCAGGTCCCGAGATGGAAGGTCGATTTTCGCCTGCCACACGCCGACCAGTAGCGATCGGTCGCTACGTTCCACGACGGAAGCGAGCGCGAATAAAGCAGTAAAgagggaggaggtggaggacgaGAAGAGGTCGgcacctccgccgccgccggagATGCCCTCGCCAGGAGATTGTTGCGGCAGCGGGTGCGTGAGGTGCGTGTGGGACGTGTATTACGAGGAGCTCGAGGCTTACAACCATAGCCTGCGCAAAGATGAAGGATCTGGTTCCAATTCCAACCCGTCTTGA